A genomic region of Anopheles aquasalis chromosome Y, idAnoAquaMG_Q_19, whole genome shotgun sequence contains the following coding sequences:
- the LOC126579730 gene encoding echinoderm microtubule-associated protein-like CG42247 translates to MYHHHPHHHPHHHHPLQHYHGGGIYGQPASYGKKNGVWYASPGNQGWGGGPGAAGTPSRLGRKPSVTEVDSMASGGSNLKPSAGRVIRIINSHDHSVQCRVLLNLRTSQPFEEVLEDLGQVLKMIGAKKMYTHNGQEVRSFSQLRNEFAEVETFYLSNTPALPLGGGMAGGTIPPSPGRRSRSRLGGSMPDDLSKATAARQRARSKSRPRVLYAPENELVRASSDYPLLDAMKEEPTRITIRGLRRTFYPPLHHPPIDNAPPDKKLSLFWVHGYRGIDSKRNLWVLPSGELLYYVAAVAVLYDREEDAQRHYTGHTEDIMCMEVHPSRELVGSGQRAGRDRKSQAHVRIWSTESLQTLYVFGMGELDSGVIAVAFSQLNGGSYILAVDAGRESILSVWQWQWGHLLGKVATLQEGIWGATFHPLDDNLLITHGRGHLAFWHRRKDGFFEKTDIIKPPARTFVTCVQFEPDGDVITADSDGFITIYSVDADGAYFVRMEFEAHNKAISCLVMLSEGTLISGGEKDRKIAAWDSLQNYKRITDIKLPESAGGVRSIYPQRPGRNDGNIYVGTTRNNILEGSLQRRFNQVIFGHGKQLWALAAHPDDEVFATGGHDKYVALWRRQKLIWTTSVGYEIIALGFHPYGAALAAGSSEGHLIVINAENGATMLTIRVCGSPLNAVEFNQVGDMIAIGSQNGSIYLFRVSRDGFSYKKINKIRGSQPLTHLDWSSEGNFLQSVTVDFDLLFWDVKSLSPEKSPIAMKDVKWLSCNSTVGFLVAGLWNNRYYPAPANTVIATTARTAAQDLLAAGDADGYLRLFRYPCITPRAEFTEAKVYSGTLACVKFLYGNHSLVTVGGTDASLMIWELTEE, encoded by the exons atgtaccatcatcatccccatcatcatccccatcaccaccatcccctgCAACACTATCACGGCGGCGGTATCTACGGTCAG CCGGCCAGCTACGGCAAGAAGAATGGCGTCTGGTACGCCTCACCCGGCAACCAGGGATGGGGTGGGGGCCCGGGTGCGGCCGGTACACCGTCCCGGCTCGGCCGCAAACCGTCGGTCACCGAGGTGGACAGCATGGCATCGGGCGGTAGCAATCTGAAGCCGAGCGCCGGGCGcgtcatccgcatcatcaacAGCCACGACCACAGCGTCCAGTGCCGGGTGCTGCTGAACCTGCGCACCTCGCAGCCGTTCGAGGAGGTCCTGGAGGATCTCGGCCAGGTGCTGAAGATGATCGGCGCGAAGAAGATGTACACGCACAACGGGCAGGAGGTGCGCAGCTTCTCCCAGCTGCGCAACGAGTTTGCCGAGGTCGAAACGTTCTACCTGAGCAACACGCCCGCCCtgccgctcggtggtggtatggCCGGTGGTACCATTCCGCCGTCGCCCGGCCGCCGCTCCCGGTCCCGGCTCGGCGGTTCCATGCCGGACGATCTGTCGAAGGCGACGGCCGCCCGGCAGAGGGCACGGAGCAAAAGCCGCCCGCGCGTCCTGTACGCGCCCGAGAACGAGCTGGTCCGCGCCTCGTCCGACTATCCGCTGCTGGACGCGATGAAGGAGGAACCGACGCGCATCACGATCCGGGGTCTGCGCCGTACCTTCTACCCCCCGCTGCACCATCCACCGATCGACAATGCACCGCCGGATAAGAAGCTCTCACTGTTCTGGGT CCATGGATACCGTGGTATCGACTCGAAGCGCAACCTCTGGGTGCTGCCATCGGGCGAGCTGCTGTACTACgtggccgccgtcgccgtgctGTACGATCGGGAGGAGGACGCCCAGCGCCACTACACCGGTCACACCGAGGACATCATGTG CATGGAGGTGCATCCGTCGCGCGAGCTGGTCGGCTCGGGGCAGCGGGCCGGCCGGGACCGGAAGTCGCAGGCGCACGTCCGCATCTGGAGCACCGAGTCGCTGCAGACGCTGTACGTGTTCGGGATGGGCGAGCTGGACTCGGGGGTGATTGCGGTCGCCTTCTCGCAGCTGAACGGTGGTAGCTACATCCTGGCGGTGGACGCCGGTCGCGAGAGCATCCTTTCCgtctggcagtggcagtggggTCACCTGCTCGGCAAGGTCGCG ACACTGCAAGAGGGCATCTGGGGCGCGACGTTCCATCCGCTCGACGACAATCTGCTGATCACGCACGGTCGGGGCCACCTGGCGTTCTGGCACCGGCGGAAAGATGGTTTCTTCGAGAAGACCGACATCATCAAACCG CCGGCCCGGACCTTTGTGACCTGCGTCCAGTTCGAACCGGACGGTGACGTCATCACGGCCGACAGCGACGGCTTCATCACGATCTACAGCGTGGACGCGGACGGTGCGTACTTCGTCCGGATGGAGTTCGAGGCGCACAACAAGGCAATCAGCTGTCTGGTGATGCTGTCCGAGGGTACACTGATCTCGGGCGGCGAGAAGGACCGCAAAATCGCCGCCTGGGACTCGCTGCAGAACTACAAGCGCATCACGGACATTAAG CTACCGGAGTCGGCTGGTGGCGTTCGCTCGATCTATCCTCAGCGACCGGGCCGGAACGATGGCAACATCTACGTCGGCACGACGCGCAACAACATCCTGGAGGGTTCGCTGCAGCGGCGCTTCAACCAGGTGATCTTCGGCCACGGCAAGCAGCTGTGGGCGCTGGCAGCGCACCCGGATGACGAGGTGTTtgcaaccggtggccacgacAAGTACGTGGCCCTGTGGCGCCGCCAGAAGCTCATTTGGACGACGTCGGTCGGCTACGAGATCATCGCGCTCGGTTTCCACCCGTACGGGGCCGCACTGGCGGCCGGCAGCTCCGAGGGGCACCTGATCGTGATCAACGCCGAGAACGGTGCGACCATGCTGACGATCCGCGTCTGCGGCTCGCCGCTCAATGCGGTCGAGTTTAACCAGg TCGGTGATATGATAGCGATCGGTTCGCAGAACGGCAGCATCTACCTGTTCCGCGTGTCGCGCGATGGTTTCTCGTATAAGAAGATTAACAAGATCCGCGGCTCCCAGCCACTGACGCACCTCGACTGGAGCTCCGAGGGTAACTTCCTGCAGTCGGTGACGGTCGACTTCGATCTGCTGTTCTGGGACGTGAAGTCACTGTCGCCGGAGAAGAGCCCGATCGCGATGAAGGATGTCAAGTGGCTGTCGTGCAACAGCACGGTCGGCTTCCTGGTTGCCGGCCTGTGGAACAACCGGTACTATCCGGCACCGGCCAACACGGTGATCGCGACGACGGCCCGGACGGCCGCCCAGGACCTGCTGGCGGCCGGTGACGCCGACGGTTACCTGCGGCTGTTCCGCTATCCGTGCATTACGCCGCGGGCCGAGTTCACCGAGGCGAAGGTGTACTCCGGTACGCTCGCCTGCGTCAAGTTCCTGTACGGCAACCACAGCCTGGTGACGGTCGGTGGGACCGACGCGTCGCTCATGATCTGGGAGCTGACCGAAGAATAG
- the LOC126579732 gene encoding sarcoplasmic reticulum histidine-rich calcium-binding protein-like — translation MVTSGGQSSSSNAPDSSRPSTNGTADRQWARDHSPSADGTVDEGSNDGNGDDTRRPAPLDRVDDDDGGDGSSSSSNNNSISSGSRMVNRVHRQQQQQTEEEEEEEGLEHEGDDEGANDSGTEPHHHHHHHHSEQRRMRKLRWRQTPTRRGGGGRLSRPSVPQTSPAGTGSSDTARPDRPSSNNDDDEDEDEDDEMEVEYAVLLPDSFAILDCCLDRKGAP, via the exons atggTGACATCAGGTGGACAGAGCAGCTCGAGCAACGCGCCAGACTCGAGCCGACCATCGACAAACGGTACAGCCGATCGTCAATGG GCACGGGACCACTCACCATCAGCCGATGGTACCGTGGATGAGGGAAGCAACGACGGCAACGGTGATGACACCCGGCGCCCGGCCCCGTTGGACcgcgtggacgacgacgacggcggcgacggcagcagcagcagcagcaacaacaacagcatctcCAGCGGCTCCAGAATGGTGAACAGGgtacaccggcagcagcagcagcagaccgaggaagaggaggaagaagagggcCTGGAGCATGAGGGGGATGATGAGGGGGCGAACGATTCCGGTACGgagccgcaccaccaccaccaccaccatcatagCGAGCAACGGCGCATGCGGAAGCTTCGCTGGCGGCAAACGCCCACCaggaggggtggagggggacGGTTGAGCCGACCGAGCGTACCGCAAACCTCACCGGCCGGTACCGGTTCCTCCGATACAGCGCGTCCGGATCGACCTTCTtcgaacaacgacgacgatgaagatgaagatgaagatgatgagatggaagTAGAGTACGCCGTCCTGCTGCCGGACTCGTTCGCCATCCTGGACTGCTGCCTGGACCGTAAAGGTGCCCCATAG